The Parambassis ranga chromosome 1, fParRan2.1, whole genome shotgun sequence genome includes a region encoding these proteins:
- the zfyve27 gene encoding protrudin isoform X1 yields the protein MHSSASFQQDPSQGAAGERGELMHTLSKETLGSPDASELGSPRCTPNFDLLNMVVSYKRMALFLEPAADAVELTRFLLGWKMPLCSLLVCIFLNMFFCTVNEVGWFTVSVVAASAPAALGYLQDRCGGRASEAELQKRRYHAVHRRDLQTVHLTKQEAMLEVKDLLKHLDDMLSSACQSAEAIYKVLYWDNHTKSSRFYGGILIVVCLLYVAPVGWVLAGLNSSIFLWNRDFCRVLLDLRKLFHMGQTQVPEGAFEEQEQGNMLDRTPTPTSVEDLSPGSIEEAEEAEPDDEFKDAIEEHSVALQETPLVLVEDDDGPLGAPEYDTISENGLLSRNEPIRSKVSKLTEKLRKRYPTTSTGNCSSCNAVFSVLKKRRNCSNCGNSFCSRCCSFKVLRSCMGATAPEAQRETVFVCAACNSSLIKLQ from the exons ATGCACAGCTCCGCATCGTTCCAACAGGACCCTTCTCAGGGTGCAGCAGGGGAGCGCGGGGAGCTGATGCACACATTATCTAAGGAGACCCTGGGGTCTCCAGATGCCTCTGAGTTGGGCAGCCCTCGCTGTACCCCCAACTTTGACCTCCTCAACATGGTTGTGTCCTATAAGAGAATGGCCTTGTTTTTAGAACCAGCGGCAGATGCAGTGGAGCTCACCCGCTTCCTGCtagg aTGGAAGATGCCGCTGTGCTCTCTGCTTGTTTGTATATTCCTCAATATGTTCTTCTGCACAGTTAATGAAG TTGGATGGTTCACCGTGAGTGTAGTGGCAGCATCGGCACCTGCTGCCCTGGGATACCTGCAGGACAGGTGTGGGGGCAGAGCCTCAGAAGCGGAGCTTCAGAAGAGGCGCTATCATGCTGTGCACCGCAGAGACTTGCAGACAGTGCATCTCACCAAACAGGAGGCCATGCTGGAAGTCAAAGACCT GTTGAAGCACCTGGATGACATGCTGTCATCTGCTTGTCAGTCAGCAGAGGCTATTTATAAGGTCCTGTACTGGGATAATCACACCAAGTCATCAAG GTTCTATGGAGGGATCTTAATAGTGGTGTGTCTGCTGTATGTTGCTCCTGTGGGCTGGGTCCTGGCTGGGCTCAACAGCTCCATCTTCCTTTGGAACAGAGACTTCTGCAGAG TTTTGTTGGACCTTAGGAAGCTGTTCCACATGGGTCAGACCCAGGTCCCAGAGGGGGCGTTTGAAGAACAGGAGCAGGGAAACATGCTGGACAGGACCCCCACACCAACTAGTGTGGag GACCTGTCTCCTGGCAGTATAGAGGAAGCGGAGGAGGCTGAGCCTGATGATGAATTTAAGGATGCCATTGAG GAGCATTCGGTTGCACTGCAG GAAACTCCTTTGGTCCTGGTG GAGGATGATGACGGGCCTCTCGGAGCTCCTGAGTATGACACCATCTCTGAAAATGGTCTCCTGAGCCGCAACGAACCAATACGCAGCAAGGTGTCTAAACTGACAGAGAAACTGCGTAAACGCTACCCCACCACCAGCACAG GCAACTGTTCTAGCTGCAATGCTGTCTTCTCAGTTCTGAAGAAAAGG AGGAACTGCAGTAACTGTGGCAACAGCTTCTGTTCCCGATGCTGTTCTTTTAAGGTTTTGAGATCCTGCATGGGGGCAACgg CTCCGGAGGCGCAGAGAGAGAccgtgtttgtttgtgctgcctGTAACTCATCTCTCATCAAGTTACAATGA
- the zfyve27 gene encoding protrudin isoform X2, translated as MHSSASFQQDPSQGAAGERGELMHTLSKETLGSPDASELGSPRCTPNFDLLNMVVSYKRMALFLEPAADAVELTRFLLGWKMPLCSLLVCIFLNMFFCTVNEVGWFTVSVVAASAPAALGYLQDRCGGRASEAELQKRRYHAVHRRDLQTVHLTKQEAMLEVKDLLKHLDDMLSSACQSAEAIYKVLYWDNHTKSSRFYGGILIVVCLLYVAPVGWVLAGLNSSIFLWNRDFCRVLLDLRKLFHMGQTQVPEGAFEEQEQGNMLDRTPTPTSVEDLSPGSIEEAEEAEPDDEFKDAIEETPLVLVEDDDGPLGAPEYDTISENGLLSRNEPIRSKVSKLTEKLRKRYPTTSTGNCSSCNAVFSVLKKRRNCSNCGNSFCSRCCSFKVLRSCMGATAPEAQRETVFVCAACNSSLIKLQ; from the exons ATGCACAGCTCCGCATCGTTCCAACAGGACCCTTCTCAGGGTGCAGCAGGGGAGCGCGGGGAGCTGATGCACACATTATCTAAGGAGACCCTGGGGTCTCCAGATGCCTCTGAGTTGGGCAGCCCTCGCTGTACCCCCAACTTTGACCTCCTCAACATGGTTGTGTCCTATAAGAGAATGGCCTTGTTTTTAGAACCAGCGGCAGATGCAGTGGAGCTCACCCGCTTCCTGCtagg aTGGAAGATGCCGCTGTGCTCTCTGCTTGTTTGTATATTCCTCAATATGTTCTTCTGCACAGTTAATGAAG TTGGATGGTTCACCGTGAGTGTAGTGGCAGCATCGGCACCTGCTGCCCTGGGATACCTGCAGGACAGGTGTGGGGGCAGAGCCTCAGAAGCGGAGCTTCAGAAGAGGCGCTATCATGCTGTGCACCGCAGAGACTTGCAGACAGTGCATCTCACCAAACAGGAGGCCATGCTGGAAGTCAAAGACCT GTTGAAGCACCTGGATGACATGCTGTCATCTGCTTGTCAGTCAGCAGAGGCTATTTATAAGGTCCTGTACTGGGATAATCACACCAAGTCATCAAG GTTCTATGGAGGGATCTTAATAGTGGTGTGTCTGCTGTATGTTGCTCCTGTGGGCTGGGTCCTGGCTGGGCTCAACAGCTCCATCTTCCTTTGGAACAGAGACTTCTGCAGAG TTTTGTTGGACCTTAGGAAGCTGTTCCACATGGGTCAGACCCAGGTCCCAGAGGGGGCGTTTGAAGAACAGGAGCAGGGAAACATGCTGGACAGGACCCCCACACCAACTAGTGTGGag GACCTGTCTCCTGGCAGTATAGAGGAAGCGGAGGAGGCTGAGCCTGATGATGAATTTAAGGATGCCATTGAG GAAACTCCTTTGGTCCTGGTG GAGGATGATGACGGGCCTCTCGGAGCTCCTGAGTATGACACCATCTCTGAAAATGGTCTCCTGAGCCGCAACGAACCAATACGCAGCAAGGTGTCTAAACTGACAGAGAAACTGCGTAAACGCTACCCCACCACCAGCACAG GCAACTGTTCTAGCTGCAATGCTGTCTTCTCAGTTCTGAAGAAAAGG AGGAACTGCAGTAACTGTGGCAACAGCTTCTGTTCCCGATGCTGTTCTTTTAAGGTTTTGAGATCCTGCATGGGGGCAACgg CTCCGGAGGCGCAGAGAGAGAccgtgtttgtttgtgctgcctGTAACTCATCTCTCATCAAGTTACAATGA
- the zfyve27 gene encoding protrudin isoform X3, whose translation MHSSASFQQDPSQGAAGERGELMHTLSKETLGSPDASELGSPRCTPNFDLLNMVVSYKRMALFLEPAADAVELTRFLLGWKMPLCSLLVCIFLNMFFCTVNEVGWFTVSVVAASAPAALGYLQDRCGGRASEAELQKRRYHAVHRRDLQTVHLTKQEAMLEVKDLLKHLDDMLSSACQSAEAIYKVLYWDNHTKSSRFYGGILIVVCLLYVAPVGWVLAGLNSSIFLWNRDFCRVLLDLRKLFHMGQTQVPEGAFEEQEQGNMLDRTPTPTSVEDLSPGSIEEAEEAEPDDEFKDAIEEDDDGPLGAPEYDTISENGLLSRNEPIRSKVSKLTEKLRKRYPTTSTGNCSSCNAVFSVLKKRRNCSNCGNSFCSRCCSFKVLRSCMGATAPEAQRETVFVCAACNSSLIKLQ comes from the exons ATGCACAGCTCCGCATCGTTCCAACAGGACCCTTCTCAGGGTGCAGCAGGGGAGCGCGGGGAGCTGATGCACACATTATCTAAGGAGACCCTGGGGTCTCCAGATGCCTCTGAGTTGGGCAGCCCTCGCTGTACCCCCAACTTTGACCTCCTCAACATGGTTGTGTCCTATAAGAGAATGGCCTTGTTTTTAGAACCAGCGGCAGATGCAGTGGAGCTCACCCGCTTCCTGCtagg aTGGAAGATGCCGCTGTGCTCTCTGCTTGTTTGTATATTCCTCAATATGTTCTTCTGCACAGTTAATGAAG TTGGATGGTTCACCGTGAGTGTAGTGGCAGCATCGGCACCTGCTGCCCTGGGATACCTGCAGGACAGGTGTGGGGGCAGAGCCTCAGAAGCGGAGCTTCAGAAGAGGCGCTATCATGCTGTGCACCGCAGAGACTTGCAGACAGTGCATCTCACCAAACAGGAGGCCATGCTGGAAGTCAAAGACCT GTTGAAGCACCTGGATGACATGCTGTCATCTGCTTGTCAGTCAGCAGAGGCTATTTATAAGGTCCTGTACTGGGATAATCACACCAAGTCATCAAG GTTCTATGGAGGGATCTTAATAGTGGTGTGTCTGCTGTATGTTGCTCCTGTGGGCTGGGTCCTGGCTGGGCTCAACAGCTCCATCTTCCTTTGGAACAGAGACTTCTGCAGAG TTTTGTTGGACCTTAGGAAGCTGTTCCACATGGGTCAGACCCAGGTCCCAGAGGGGGCGTTTGAAGAACAGGAGCAGGGAAACATGCTGGACAGGACCCCCACACCAACTAGTGTGGag GACCTGTCTCCTGGCAGTATAGAGGAAGCGGAGGAGGCTGAGCCTGATGATGAATTTAAGGATGCCATTGAG GAGGATGATGACGGGCCTCTCGGAGCTCCTGAGTATGACACCATCTCTGAAAATGGTCTCCTGAGCCGCAACGAACCAATACGCAGCAAGGTGTCTAAACTGACAGAGAAACTGCGTAAACGCTACCCCACCACCAGCACAG GCAACTGTTCTAGCTGCAATGCTGTCTTCTCAGTTCTGAAGAAAAGG AGGAACTGCAGTAACTGTGGCAACAGCTTCTGTTCCCGATGCTGTTCTTTTAAGGTTTTGAGATCCTGCATGGGGGCAACgg CTCCGGAGGCGCAGAGAGAGAccgtgtttgtttgtgctgcctGTAACTCATCTCTCATCAAGTTACAATGA
- the golga7ba gene encoding golgin A7 family, member Ba: protein MQGLVPTATDGNMATEFHNLQELRHSASLANKVFIQRDYTEGTTCKFQTKFPSELESRIERTLFEDTVKTLNNYYAEAEKIGGQSYLEGCLACATAYLIFLCMETRYEKVLKKIAKYIQEQNEKIYAPRGLLITDPIERGMRVIEISIYEDRGSSGSSSGSSSVSGSTAR, encoded by the exons ATGCAGGGACTCGTCCCTACGGCCACGGATGGCAACATGGCGACAGAG TTTCATAACCTGCAGGAGTTGAGGCACAGCGCGTCTCTGGCCAACAAAGTCTTCATCCAGAGAGACTACACTGAAGGAACCACCTGCAAGTTTCAGACCAAGTTCCCGTCTGAGCTGGAGAGCAGG ATTGAGCGGACACTGTTCGAGGACACGGTGAAGACACTCAATAACTATTATGCAGAGGCCGAAAAGATCGGAGGGCAGTCCTACCTGGAGGGATGTCTGGCCTGCGCTACAGCGTATCTCATCTTCCTCTGCATGGAGACACGTTATGAGAAG GTGTTAAAGAAGATAGCCAAGTACATTCAGGAGCAGAATGAGAAGATCTATGCACCCAGAGGTCTGCTCATCACAGATCCCATAGAGAGGGGGATGCGTGTT ATAGAGATTTCCATCTATGAAGACCGGGGATCCAGCGGCTCCAGCTCAGGCAGCAGCTCCGTGTCCGGCAGCACTGCTCGATGA